Genomic DNA from Xyrauchen texanus isolate HMW12.3.18 chromosome 28, RBS_HiC_50CHRs, whole genome shotgun sequence:
aaacctATTGATTTGTCACCACGTTGAGGAGATATGAGTCAATAATATTCCCTTTTAGGATCATGGGCAGTGAATTTCGCTACTCTGGTGCAGTTTTGGGCTGCTGCCCCACAGTTTATCAAAttgaaaagctcaccattcacacatactgtggactaattgcaaaaaattggtctaattctttcagaattatttttctaactttttaaacatgttttctggttctgttcactctacctcactttgagaagtcttatttcattccactagatgacAGAACATGTAGAAAcgctgaaagttttttgtgagggttatataaaaatcattatgtatatggagagtcctcataatgatagctgcactaacatgtgagtgtgagtgtgtgtgtgtgtgtgtgtgtgtgtgtgtgtgtgtgtgtgtgtgtgagcgtgtatttatcactttgtggggaccaaatgtccccataaggatagtaaaacccgacatttttgaccttgtggggacattttgtcggtccccatgaggaaaacagcttataaatcatactaaattatgttttttgaaaatgtaaaaatgcagaaagttttctgtgaggggttagggtttaggggtagggttaggtttaggggatagaatataaagtttgtacagtataaaaaccattatgtctatggaaagtccccataaaacatggaaacacaacatgtgtgtgtgtgtgtgtgtgtgtgtgtgtgtgtgtgtgtgtgtgtgtgtgtgtgtgtgtgtgagtgtgtattatcactttgtggggaccaaatgtccccataaggatagtaaaaccgaaatttttgaccttgtggggacattttgtcggtccccatgaggaaacggcttataaatcatactaaattatgtttttgaaaatgtaaaatgcagaaagttttctgtgaggtttaggtttagggtagggttagggttaggggatagaatataaagtttgtacagtataaaagtcattatgtctatggaaagtccccataaaacatggaaacacaacatgtgtgtgtgtgtgtgtgtgtgtgtgtgtgtgagagtgtgtgtgtgtgtgtgagtgtgtgagtgtgtgagagtgtgtgtgtgtgtgtgtgtgtgtgtgtgtgtgtgtgtgtgtgtgtgtgtgtgtgtgtgtgtgtgtgtgtgagtgtgttggacAGACTTGTGGTCACCAGACTCCCCACATCATAAGTGGATGGAATGTTGTCTCTAATGctttgtgagtgcgtgtgtgtgtgtgtgtgtgtgtgtgtgtgtgtgtgtgtgtgtgtaagggggtAGATAGGTGATTTATGAAAATATAAGCATAATTTTTGGGAAATGACTGAATAATATTTGATTGAATCCCTTTCTCTTTAGTACCAAAGAAACTCCTTCAGGAATCATTTTCCAGGCATCCATCATTCCCCTCTTCCCCCTCTCTGCCTCATGACCCCAACGTGGTGGGAGACAGCGCCCCCCCTGACGGGACCCCACTTTTGACTTCAGACACAGCGCCAGGTAAGATTTCAACTGCAACTGAACTCTTGAAACGATATAGCCAAAAATCAGGGGGCAGACTAGGTGCATTTCCTGTGAATCAAGAAAACATTTGTTATATCACAGATTGCAATGTGAGTTTGCTTATTTAGtttggctcagatggtagagcgggtcggccactaatcgcagggttggtggttcgattccagcCCACAAGactcatgccgaagtgtccttgggcaagacactgaaccccaagttgctcccaaaggcaggctagcgccttgcatggcagctctgccatcattggtgtgtgagtgtgtgtgtgtgaatgggtgaatgagacacaatataaagcgctttgaataccgttaaggtatAAGTGCGGACCATTTACCATAATGGGAGACAGATagacttttaattaaatatttctgTAAATCAGCCTATactttatataattataagccCTGGGCATTTTAACTCTATATACATAGACACATAAACTCTGATCATGTTCATCATGTTTTGGAAAGATCTCATGGTTATTGGTTAATTCAATTCACCGGATGATCGTGTGAATTTCACAGGGAGGTCGACACGAGGCCAGACTTCTGGTTCATATTCAGAAGAGCCGGATCAGTCTGAAGAACAAGAGAGAGACAGTGATCCAAACCCCACAGTATCCACCGAAAGCAGACCAGCAATGGCTCTCATCAGCAGCGCACTGGCTGCATACACCTACATTACAGGTGACAATACTAATAACTGCTGTGCATCACTCAACTAAAAGAATGTTCTTTGGCTTATTGGACAAAAAGGATTTTCACTCGTccctgaaaaaaactaaaacaaactcgCATTTACCATTGATATCTATTGAAATTCATCCACCTAGAAAAGTAGTCCCATCACTACAAAGGTGATTTAGACAACTTAAcagctcatataacacacatttTGGTACAGATGTTTTTATAGAAATGCTCTAAATAAAATACAAGCTGCACATTTCGGCTTTTAAACCCTCCGGCAcacttgccccattgacttccattttaagtgcatttctgtTAACACTCTTTGTGCTTGTACTTGCACATTGATGGACGAGTCAAAATGGGCTAAAAAGGGCTTTAACAATAATACACTTGCCCCATAGAGATTCATTATACAATAGCATTACTGTAAATACGATTTGTGCTTGTTTCTGCAAATAACGGGCaagttaaaatgatttaaaatgagtaaaaaaaaagaaaagtgcgtTAGCAAAAATAAAAGCTGTACAATTTGATTTTAAACTCTACGGCACAATTtcctcatagacttccattgtaagtgcattaaaaaaaaacacgatttgtgtttctttttaaaaaaaatagagaaaGGAATCAAATTTATTGTCCACGATAATCACGCTTAACTTGCTTTGAACCcaaaacattcttttgaatgatgAAAGATTATACAGCAAAAtgctaaaaactttttttaattattattattataaaaacatgtatatttatacaaatacatGGAGTTAGAAATTTATAGTTATGATTGATTTAaccattaaatatgaaaataaaaatgaatagatTCAAACAGCATGAAAATATTCAACTCGTAATGTGGGGAAAAATGTTGGGCGGGGCTTGAGTTGTGGTATAATTGGTTAATATTACTTATTGACTTAagtgtgttttctctctctctctcccagagCATCCCGAGCATTGTGCCCTCTATTtcatgtgtggtgtgtgtgctggtctgttcctcacactctTCGCTCTGGTCATTCAGATCTCCTGTCGTACGGACTGTAAAGCTCGTCATGCGGTTGCTAAGAAACGGCCAAGACCCTCGGACTCCGACAGCGACACCACTGACTCTGACTCAGACTGGGACACGGGTTCGGACCTCTCGGCCCGCCGACACCGCCGGTTTGAGCGCACGCTCAACACAAACATCTTCATGTCGGCTGAGGAGCTGGAGCGAGCGCAACGACTGGAGGAGAGAGAGCGAATCATACGAGAGATCTGGATGAACGGACAGCCGGACGTTCCCGGCACTCGCAGCCTAAATCGCTACTATTAGAGCTCCACCTCTGATTGGACAATTCCAGAAACAACGCTGCTACTGGGAGTTGTAGTTTTCTGATAGCTAAAGAAGCTGCATTTACCGCCATGTTTGGCATGAAAGTGCGCCTATTCTTTGCAGTGGAAATAAGCTCTTCGTTACGACGAGCATTATGCGTAACCTTCAGTATGCTGAGTTGAAGGTCAAATGCTCTGACCTCCTCCAATTCTCTGGACTGAGGCTGAAGCTAAGGCTCATGGGAGATGTAGTCAATTTAAATACTGGCTCTGGGAGTCTGTAGGCAGCTCTTAAAGGCGTGATAAGTTTTAAGCACTGTGATTGGTCCTTCACTGCGCCTGTCAAACAGTAAGGACATGTGCCCGGTTGCGTAAAGCACATTAAGTGTAATTTTCCTTTAAGATGTTTCCCTTAAATTTAAAGGAGctctatgtaatatatttactgtactaaagcataacattttcataatatgttatcagagatttaggaaacatgctaagttgaaatactggcttctccgaaaacaatgctatAGCCAGTATAtgctactttgaaatgtccgttcTGGGACAgaatttctttttgtgttttagcCTGTGTGATCCAATCCACTGctc
This window encodes:
- the LOC127621932 gene encoding protein eva-1 homolog A-like isoform X1 — its product is MALISSALAAYTYITEHPEHCALYFMCGVCAGLFLTLFALVIQISCRTDCKARHAVAKKRPRPSDSDSDTTDSDSDWDTGSDLSARRHRRFERTLNTNIFMSAEELERAQRLEERERIIREIWMNGQPDVPGTRSLNRYY